CCACAAGTAATTTTTTTATATCGCAGCCAGGGCATTGTTCAGGGCAAGTTCAAAAATAGAAAGGCAAAGTTTGAACGAAAACCTCTCTTTATCAAGTTTCTATAAAATCCTCTAAAAGGGAAATCTGTTCTGAGAAATTTCAAACATATCCGGATAAAGCAAAGATGTCCTCCAAAATGGTTTTTAATACATTTAATTTATAAAAATAATCGAGGTACACTTAAAATAAATATAGCTTTTCTAAAAAACTTATATATTTTAATATCACTATTTATTTATTGAAATTTTAAGGTTAGTAACATTTAGTATTAATGCTGCATCTTTAAGGGAATAAAGTTTGTAGCAAAGTTGGGGGGATAGAATATGACTATTGGGGATGGTCACGACTTAAGATCGCCGAGATTTGCAGGCGATGAGGTTCTGGAGGCTTGTTATGACAACGAAAGAGTTCTCCAGAGAGGGGATAGCGGTTCAGCAGTAAGAAAAGTTCAGGAGGCTCTTATATTCCTGGGTATTCCTGTTCCCGAAACTGGAGCCAGCGGGAATTTTGATGAAGAAACCGAACTGGCAGTCAGAAGCTACCAAGAAGCACGCGGACTAAGGGTTGACGGTATTGTGGGACCAGAGACTATAGGAAGTCTGGATGAAGAGTTTGTCACAGGCACATCTGAGACTTTATTATCAACCGAGCCAAAGGTATCGGATGTACCGACTCCTTTGTTCCCGGAATCTCCGGTTCGGACACCAAGGGCGTCTCCAGTTGGACCAGCAAGGGCACCTGAAGTCCCACCAGTAGAGGCGCCCAAAGTTCCTCGAGTATCGGCGCCTGAGGTTAAAATACCTCAAGCTCCTGAAGTACCGGTAGCTGAACCTCCACTGATGGCAACGCAGGCAGTTCCGATCGATCAACCCCAGGTTCATGTAACTAAACCGATTACTCCACCTATGACCCAACTACCCCATACAGTTGATAGTCAGGGGCGCAAATTCCATAGTGCAGGAACCTGGAGAGGGAGCAACTATTCTTTTGAAGCTGAAGCCGGCAAATCAATACGCCTTGAGTTGAGAAACCTCAAGACCACTGAATCAAACATCCGGGTAAAAACGAATACAGGGGAGATCAGAGAGTCTGTACTTCTACCTGACACCCTCGTGAATTTAGAATTTTCTGCAGTAAGTGAACCCATTATATGGAGATTTTACTTTGAAGCAGACAAGAAGGATTCTTTAATCGAGTGGAAGCTTTACAGCAACTGGATACCGGGAGAATCCAAATAATCCGTAGAGGGGGAAGAGAGTGCATTAACCCTGAAGGGGATTAAAAATTTGCATATTCCCTTCAGGCAGATTCTTAAAATAGCCGTTATATCCAGTAAAATTTTAAATTTAGCCTATTTGCATGCAGAGGTTCAGAACTGGCTCGTTTTGCTTGCTCAACGCACTCTTTAAGAGCCATATTCATTCTGTTAAAGCTTTGTTCAGTATTATAAAGCAGAAAACCTGAACAAAACCTGAATCAAAATAAGGTAACAAAAACAGAATTAAAGCGAGGAATAGACTTCTTCTTTGATAAGCAGTATGGATTTATCCACGCCATTAAGCACATCGGGACTTATTTCCTGTGTAAACTCAGAAGCGGGAGAACCGATCTCAATTCCAATAACTACGACTTCCGGAAGCGATTGGACCTGTTCTCCTATTTTCAATACATCAGTAATTGTAAGGTCATGTATGGAAACCAGAGGATGAAGCTCGGTACCTCCTTCCAGTAAGTCCTTTCCTTCTATACGATGAACTGTACCAGGAGGGTTGTCTGCCAGAATCGCATCCACTATAATGACTTTCCTGGCACCTTCGAGCAGGTTTAAAAGATCAAGCCCGCAGACACCTGCATCCACGATATCAAGGTCTTTGAGGTCTTTAAGTTCGGTTCTGTGAAGGGCCTCAATTACTTTGAGACCAACACCGTCATTTCCCATTAGTGGGCTTCCGCATCCTAGGATGCGGACTGGAGCATGTAATATAGGCATATTCTCACTTAATTAAAAGGTGTACAGGTTTTTCGAATATGCCTATATTACCTTTTCCAGTTAAGGTTTTTCTTTAGCAATTTTCAGTGTTTTGAGTGTTCCTTGGCATCAAACTTTGAATATTTCTCTACGAACTCGGAGTAGTGAGTATCTGAGAAATCTTCTTTTCCTGACCAGAAGATAGCTTTATAGTACTTCCAGACATGAGGGTCAAACTCCAGAATACCCACATGCACTACCAGTTCAAAGATAAACCAGTAAGTCATTGCCAGGTGGAGTATTCTATAGAATTGGATAGCAGTCAAATCGAAGAGAGGCGCAATTAAATTTCCGACTGAAAGAATCCATGACCCTATTGGCAGCCCGAAGACTGACCAGTCAAGCTTGTACAGTACAACGCCTGAAACCGCAATCAGGAAGAGTGCTGTACCTTCAAGTACAATCAGGATCTTCATTACGGGATGAAGTTTGGTCTCGTAGTGACCTTTTTCTTCATCGTAGATGGAATATGCAGGATACCTGCCCTTCCTGAAGAAGTTTTTAATTATACCACCCAGGCGCATTGCATCCTTGGGACCAAAAATATAGTGATCCGTAAAATGCGAGATCTTTCCGAATAACCCGTGACCTTCGGAAAATATGTTGTAGGGGATAAGGATCCAGTTCACTGCAAGCAGGAACGGAACCATTATCATGTGAAGGGCACGAGCACTACTGAAACTCATAAAGTCCCATCCCGTATAGATCTTTAACCCGGTAATGATGAGCACTATCATCGCAATAGCATGGACAGTATGGGCTATCCTGTCAGTTATTGTATAGCGCTCAACAACCAGCGACCGGTTGTTGTTAGATTTCATTGTGAGTCATCTCCTTGTATATACTTAAAGTATTCTTAGAGTATTTGGAGCATGCTTCCCGGTCAGGTCAATGGTGTGGACTGCACACGAGATGCAAGGATCATAGGATCTGCCCATATGGTAGATACCAATTGGGTTGGTATAATCGAGATTTCCGACGGGGTTGATTTTTGAGCCAATGAGGGCTTGTTCAAGCGGACCAGGAATGCCTTTGCTGTCTCTTGGGGACATTAACCAGGTACCCGGAACTATACACTGATAGTTAGTGACCTTTCCATCGCTGCCAGCAGAGACCCAGTGACCGAGAGCTCCGCGAGGTGCTTCCCATAAGCCCATTCCCTGGTTATTCTTGGCTGCATTAAGGTCTATAGGCACGGAGATCTTTCCTCCTGGCTCATAGTCAACTGTCACCCAATTAAGCAGTTCATACGCGAGAATTGCTGTTTCCTGCATACGAGCCAGCACTCTGGTGAAAACATTAGCTGCAGAGTAGCCATTCTCAGCGAAGGTCAAAGCCAAACCGGTTACAAGCGGCTCTTTTATATTCAGCATGCGCGCAAGAGGTCCAACTTCACCTGGAATTCCGTCGTATCTCGGAGCCTTATCCCAGCTGTACTGGCTATCCGAGCCTCCTGTGAAGACAATTTTATCGGGATCTGTAAACGGAACGGTTTCGCCTTTTGTTGGTGGGAGGTCGTTACTACTATTGCTGTAGAAGGAGTGAGCAGTACTCTCCGTAATCTTGTCCGGATCAAATTTCAGATATTCGAGATTACCTGTTACCACACCTGAGGTGAAAATACGGTCTCCTGCCGGGCTCCTCGGGTCGTATCCGTCTTTGGGCTTATAATATCCACCATATGAAACAAAGCAGATCTTTGAGGGATCCTTGTACCCACCGATTGTATCAAGTTTAAGGCTTGCTGGAAGACCAAGAAGTTTTTCTCCTACAAGTTCTGAACCAAAAGCTGCGAAAAATTCCACGTCTCCCCAACCTGCCTCTTTGGAGAAATCATTGGATGTGGTTGATTTGTCAACAAGACTCTGGAGGTGTTCAGTGACAAAGCTTACTGCTTTCTGAGGAGAGCTTGCCTTATAGGTATTTTCAATCCAGGTATTGAAATCAACTTTCAGAGTATGCTTGGATACGAAGTCCATGACTTCCAGATAGTAGGTAGAAAGTTTGGTTATATCTGCGACAGTAGCCGGGTAGGTATATCCACCTGGATAAAGGGATGCAGCACCGGGCATTCTACCGGCAATAAGTGCAATAGCCTCCTGAAGACGCTTCTTCTCAGGAATTGCTGCCAGATATGAACTTCCCGCAGGTACAGCCACGCCATCCATCTTGTAGCTAATTGGGGCAAACCTTCCAACCATTTCTTTCCAGACTGCATTTCCGGTGTCTCCCAGAGTTGTAAGAACATCTCTATATGCTGGGTTTGCGAGGTCAGGACCGAAGAGGACATATATATGAGTTGCATGGCTTGCAACCATGTTCAGACCCTGGAGTATGTTCCTCATTACAAGAGCATCTTTTGGAACGTGTTCAGCGACGCCATAAAGGTCGTCAAGGGCGTTAGTGGCTGCCATTCCATGTGAAATTGGACAGACACCACAAATTCTCTGGGTAAGAAAAGCTGCGTCTCTTGGGTCGTGTTTCTGCAAAATGCGCTCAAAACCTCTGAATATGAGGGAAGATGACTGGGCATCAGTTATGACACCATTAGCATCTACTTCAGCAGATATGCGCTGGTGTCCTTCAATTCTGGTTAAGGGATCGACTGTAACGTTTACCATTTTTCACTCACTCTCCTTTCATTCTCCTTACAGCATGCACACCTGCAACAACTGCGGCTCCTACTACTGCACCTTTAGCTATTGTATCAATGTTTGTTCCGGCAATTCCCACATCTTCACGCTCAACATACAACGGCCTTGCAATGTCTGGCCATCCAGGTTCTACACAGGCAATACAGGGGCCGCCTGCCTGGGTACACATGCTTACTGAGCCATTCCATCTGCGAATTCCGCAGTCTGCGTGAGAATAAGGAGCCTTACAGCCTAATTTCCACAGGCACTTTTCTCCTCCTACTTCTACATCGAATTCTCCACGGTCATAGTACCCGCGGCGTGGGCAGTTTTCATGCACTGTGTGGTCTGGGGGATAGAAGACTTTCGGCCTACCGAACTCATCCACAACTTTTGGAATATCATCAAGTTTAATTTTTCCAAGGATTACCGCTCCCAGGGTAAGAAGAATCCAGTCGGGATGAGCAGGGCAACCAGGAATGTTAATTACTGGTTTATCAATTCCAAGCTCCTGAAGCATACCTTTGTTTTTGTCGGTCTTTGCGAAAGCAACTCCTCTATAGTCTGTGTCCTTGGCAACATCGCTATCTGCAGAGGTGATTCCTCCCCAGCAGGCACAGGCTCCGACTGCAATGACAGCAATTGCGTTCTTTGCAGCCTCTCCAAGGGTTTCCTTGAAAGTCTTGTTTCCAATAACAAGGTAACGTCCTGAGCCATTTGGACCATTCGGGATTGAGCCTTCAACGACCAGGAAATAATTGCCTTCTTTATAAGTCTCTTCGAGAAGAAGCTCAGAGTTAAGCTCGGGGGTGTTTACAAGCTTACCATCATTCCAGATTCCCTGCTGTGCGCAAATAGTCTCATGGAAAACAAGATTGACATTGAGCTTTTGTAATGCCTGTAGAATGTCAGGATTGCCTGCATTTAAGAGCGATTCTGAACAGCCAGTGCATTCTGAACCATGCAACCAGACAAGCTTGGTTTCTGCGAGTTCAAGCGCCTTCACAATGTCAGCCTTATAGGTGCCCAGGAATGCAGATGCTCCCATTAAGCCTACTGCTTTCATGAAAGTACGGCGGTCCATTTTTAAGAAATCCACACTGTCCAGTGTACGGACAAGATTTTTCATTCCAGTACTCATCTCTACCACATCTTGATTTTACCCAAATTATACCTACGAAGAAAATTTGAATAATTATCCATCGTAATTATATAAATATATACATAAATTTACAGTTAATGTTTTCAATGAGGGAATAGTATTTAAGGTTTTTTACACGATACGATAATTATATTAATTGGTTGCATTGCAGGCTTATAATTCAGCGAAAAGTATAATGAAATTTCTAAATAAATAAGACATATAATGTACAATAATCAACAATATAGTACAAATAAGTGGAATTAAATCATTTTGAAGAAGAAAAGAGATTCAAAAGAATAAACTTAATTGCAAAAGTTAAAAGTTGCCAATGAGATAGTAATTCATACCTAGAAATTTGCCTGTATTATGACAAAACGCATAAAAACAGAGTAAAGTGCAGAAAGATTTTAAAAGGCAAAGGAATAGTCATTCTATTTGCAGGGAATGTTTAATACCCTGAATTATCTCATTCGGGACAGAGGTGCCGCTGCACGAATTCATAGAATCTCTGCTGATCTCGTTTTAAATCTAAGGAAACCTGAACAATTCTATCCCTGAAAAAAGAGGTAAAGATTTAATTTTAGATTTCCTAGAAATTTTCTCGTTATTATAACCTTTAGTGCTCTAAAAAAGGTTTTTAAGGAAAAACTAAGATTAAAAAGTGCTAAAAAAAGTTTATTGCACTGCATGAAGCTAAAGAAGAAATAATACTCAAGTTCGAATTATTCATACAATTTAAAACCTATGGAATTCATGCTCAAATAAAATAATTTTAGTACTTTACTCAAAAATCTTCTAAAACAAGTTCAATAGTAGGGGGAAGACATCTTTAAATTATGCACGTGAAGTGAAAAAGCAAAAAGAATATAATATAGAACCATAGAATTTTAAAAAACAATTTTCGATAATATACATATTTAAAACGTAGAATTCAGCTCCTGTTTGCGAAACCTCCGTTCTTCTATTTGCGGCAAGTGGAAAAAGGAAAAACCTGTGGTTAAAAGCAGCACTATAGAAGTAAAAAAGGAGAAGGGGATGCGGGCTATTTAACCAGTTAAGGAAGTAAACTGGATAGGTTTTTTGCCCGGTTAAAACCTGTAAATATATATACTATACAAATATATATCTCTTGTAAAATAATTCTTATAAATACTGATACAGGAATTTATATCATTCTGATACAGGAAATTATATCATGAAAAAAATAATTACAATAAATTAATATAATTTTGAAAGAAAATATTTCGAGGTAACATGTGTATAGCTATTCCTGGAAAAATAGTTTCTGTCGTAGATGAAAGCACTGCAACTGTCGATATGGGCGGAGTTCGCAGAAACGTAAATATGGATTTGCTGGGAGGTGCCAGTGAGTCCGTAATCGGAAAGCATGTCCTTGTCCATGTGGGATATGCAATTGCGGAAATCTCCGAAGAAGAAAGTGAAGAAACAATGCGCCTTCTCAAACAGATTGCAGGGCTTGAAGAAATTGACACCTTAGAAAGTGAATCCCCCTGAAAAACGGATGCTGATAATAATGGAAAACGGGAATTCTTCTTCAAAGCCAGACATTCCTGAGTTTGAGAAAAAGCTACTGGAGAGAATCAGGAGCTCAAAAATACCGCTCCGCATAATGCATGTCTGTGGAACGCATGAGAGAACCATAGCAAAATACGGGTTAAGGAGTGTCCTTCCAGATAATATCGAGGTAATAAGCGGTCCCGGATGTCCTGTCTGTGTTACTCCTGAAGAGGATATAAATATCGCAATCGCCCTTGCGAAAAGCGGAGCAACTGTTATCACCTTCGGAGATATGATGCGAGTTCCCGGTTCGGCTGAAAGCTTGCTGGATGCAAAGTCTGAAGGGGCAGATGTGAGGATGGTTTATAGCATTGACGATGCAGTTGCCCTTGCAGAAAAAAAGCCAGAACTTGAGGTAGTCTTTTTTGGAATAGGCTTTGAGACCACAGTTCCTGCAAATGCGGCTGCCCTCTTAAGAGAGACTCCTGAGAATTTCAGCCTTCTTACCTCCCAGAAGAAAACTCCTCCTGCAATCGAACTCCTTGCCAGGGATGCAAATGTTGATGCATTTATAGCTCCAGGGCATGTGGCGACCATAATAGGCACAAAACCTTTTGAGCCGCTCGCAGAAAAGGGTTTTCCTGTCGTTGTTAGTGGATTTGAGGTAGGAGACATCCTCCTTGGTATAAGCCTGCTGCAGGCGCAGATAGAGGAGGGCATCTCAAGAGTAGACAACGGTTACCCCAGAGCTGTGAAACCTGAAGGAAACCAGATTGCCCTGAAAATGATGGAAAAGGTATTCGAAACTTCAGATTCGGAGTGGCGAGGTATAGGAAAAATTGCAAATTCAGGGCTTGTGTTAAGGAAAGAGTTTGAGGAAAAAGACGCAGCAAAGAAGCACGAAGACCTGTATGCATCTGCTCTTGAGGAAGTCCGAAAGAAAGTTGGGAAAAAAGATAAGAAACGCTGTATCTGTGCAGCTATCCTTACAGGAAAAGCAAAGCCCTCTCAATGTCCGAACTTCGGGAAGAACTGCTCCCCGAAAAATCCAGCAGGTCCATGTATGGTCAGCCAGGAAGGCATGTGCTACAACTGGTTCAGATACTCCAGAGAAGGAGGCGGCAAGCTTGCATGAATTTTCTATAGCTTATGAGATTTTTGATCAGGTAATCAATACTGCCAATGCCCACGGAGCAACGGAAGTTAAGAAATTAATTCTCCAAATGGGAAGGTTGAGCCATACAAATCCCGAACAGCTCAGTTTCTGTTTCAATGTTCTTGCAGAGGGAAGCATTGCAGAAAATGCGGATTTTGTTGTAGAAATGGTGTCACCTACCCTTGAGTGCGAGTGCGGGTATGAGGGAGAGATAGACGAAAAACAGATACGGGAGAGCAGTGCACTTAGAAGCGAACTTCTTGCTTATGTGGCAGCTATGGAGTGCCCTATCTGTGGAAAACAGGCAAATATTAAAGGCGGCAGAGAACTGATAATCAAAAGTATCGAAATCGAAACCGAAGAAGATCGAACCGCAGAGTAATAATAAGTAATTCCCCCAAGTGATGTTTATGTTAATGCATGTAATCCATATGGGACATGATGTCTACAAAGCAAATGATAAAGTTGCTGAAAAAAACAGAAAGAAACTTGACAAGCATAAGGTTTTTTCAGTAAATGTTATGGGAGCTATCGGCTCAGGAAAGACCACTCTTATTGAAGAGGCAATCAGTCATCTCAAAGAAAAGTATAGAATAGCTGTGATTGCAGGGGACGTAATAGCAGAGATGGATTCCTCCCGTTTCAGGAAACTTGATGTTCCCACTATCCCCGTAAATACCGGAAAAGAATGCCACCTGGATGCAAAACTGGTGGAAAAAGCCCTGGATGAAATCGACCTCGATAACACAGATCTCCTGCTAATTGAGAACGTAGGCAACCTGATCTGCCCCGTGGACTTCAAACTGGGGGAGCACCTGAGGGTTGTAGTTGTGAGCGTGACCGAGGGAGATGACATTATCCTCAAGCACCCAATGATTTTTAAGACCGCAGAGCTTGCGATCATAAATAAAGTTGACATTGCCCATGCGGTTGATGTCGATGCCGAGAAAATGCGAGAAGACATCCTTTCCTTGAACCCGAGTGTGCCAGTTCTCCTAACCTCGAAGCATGACTGGGAAAGCCTGGAAACCTGGATTGACTTTATTGAGCATGGGGTTAAAGAAACTCTGAAGAAATAAAACCTGTTAAAAGGAATATAAGAAAGCAGAAGCGGTCAAGGAAAAATTAAAACAGAAGCCAGGTTAAGGGATTAAGATAAACCCATGAATATAAAGAAGTTAAATCGGATTGAGAAGACCCAGAGGAGTTAAAAGGAGACCCATATGAAATCCAATACTATTTCTCTTGAACACGGTGCAGGCGGAGAGGTCATGCAGGCACTTATAGGAGAAATAATTCTTAAAAATTTTCACAATAAAAGTGCAGGCTCGATAGGGCTTGAATCTCTTGATGACGGCTCCACCATCAGGCTTGAGGGTCTAAACTCGGAATACGAACTCGTACTGACCACTGACAGCCACGTGATAACGCCTGCCTTTTTCCCGAATACTAATATAGGAAGGCTTGCAGTTGCAGGCACTATCAATGACCTCACTGTTATGGGAGCAAAGCCGCTTGCTCTTACCTGTGCGGTCGTAGTCCCTGAAGGTTTTCCACTCACTGAATTTGAGGAAATAATCAAGACAATGGACGAAACGGCTGCAGAAGCCGGAGTGCCCATAATAACAGGTGATACGAAAACCGTGGAGAAAACCGCACTTGATTCAATTATCCTGAACACAGCAGGGCTAGGGATTACAGATAGCCCGGTCAGGGACTCAGGGCTTCAGGTGGGAGATAAAATCCTGGTCACAGGCACTATTGGCGACCATGGTATCTCGCTTATGGCTCACAGGGAAGGTTTTGATTTTGATACTGACCTTGTCTCGGACTCAGCCCCACTCTGGAGGCTAATAGAACCTCTCCTTAAACTCAGAACCCCTGACGGGAAACCTGTCATTACAGCAATGAAAGACCCGACACGCGGAGGGCTTGCAAACGCCCTGAACGAGATGGCAAAAAAGTCAGGAACAGGGATTCTTATTGAAGAAGACTGGATTCCTTTCAAGCCAGCCGTTTCTGCAGCCTGTGAGATGCTGGGCCTTGATCCCCTTGAGGTTGCAAACGAAGGAAAGGCAGTCATCGGAGTAAGATCCGGTTTTGAAGAAGAAGTGCTTTCAATCTTAAGGCAGCACCCATACGGCAGGGACGCGGCTGTTATAGGAGAAGTTACTCCAGACAATAAAGGAGAGGTAATCCTGAGAAACCGCTTTGGCGGTATGCGTTATGTCGATATACCTGCTGGAGACCCAATTCCGAGAGTGTGCTAAGGTCATCTTCAGGTCATAAGGAACTTTATAAAGACCTGCTTTGAAAATCCGATCTTATGCAATGAACGGATAATTCTGCTTTCATGCACTTGAGTAGATTTACTTTTTCATTTATTTACTCTAATTCTTCTTTTTAATTGCGTTAATAATTTGATTTTCCAATTTTTAATTATTTTGATTTTTTAATTAAACTATTTTTTAATTATTCTAATTTTTTGTTCATTTTATCATTTTTCTGTTATTTTGATTTCTTACGCTCATTCAAATTTTCATAATTTTCTATAGATTATCTTTAAACAAGCTATATGGATTAAGAATCCATTAAATCTGCATTTATCTGGCTTATTAGAGAGCAATATCACTATCATAATTATTATATTCAGCTATATTGAAATTTTTGGCTTCTCTCATATATTTAATATCCGAAATCCATTTTCTTTTGTTTTCATATATTATCAATCTCATACTATTTATTAAAAATTATAAAAATGACAATTTAAAACGTTATATTTTACGGAAATTTGTGATCTCAAAAGTGGATTCTTTAAAGACTGCTTTAAAAAATGAATTGTTTAAAACCGATTTTAAAGGTTATTTAAAAATATCTTTAAAACTGCCAGATACTCAAGAAAAAACGTAAATAGGGAGTGGGATAGCTGTGACCAAAGCAGTAATTGTTGAATTGAGAGCACCTTTCGGTTCTTCCATAGAATCATATAATGGTCTCAACGGATATTGCCAAGATACCGGGTTTTGAGATTGATCCTGAGTATATGCCAGTACCGGTCAAACCTACAGAGGAAACTGCAAGGGCTCTTGCAGCTGTAAATGAGGAATATATGGACTGATGCTCCCATCGAGCCTTTTGTAATAGATTGCGATTCTGCCACTCCAAAGGGGACAATTCAGGATGTGGCAAAATATCTCGGTTGTGACCGACTGTGGGATATGGGTGTTAAAGGACAGAGAATTGTGATAGGAATCTGTGATAGTGGGGTCGATAAATCGAAGATTCCTGCTGTTATAGGCGGCTGGTCTTCCATGTCTAGCTCTCCTCCGGGAAC
The Methanosarcina thermophila TM-1 genome window above contains:
- a CDS encoding peptidoglycan-binding domain-containing protein, giving the protein MTIGDGHDLRSPRFAGDEVLEACYDNERVLQRGDSGSAVRKVQEALIFLGIPVPETGASGNFDEETELAVRSYQEARGLRVDGIVGPETIGSLDEEFVTGTSETLLSTEPKVSDVPTPLFPESPVRTPRASPVGPARAPEVPPVEAPKVPRVSAPEVKIPQAPEVPVAEPPLMATQAVPIDQPQVHVTKPITPPMTQLPHTVDSQGRKFHSAGTWRGSNYSFEAEAGKSIRLELRNLKTTESNIRVKTNTGEIRESVLLPDTLVNLEFSAVSEPIIWRFYFEADKKDSLIEWKLYSNWIPGESK
- a CDS encoding cytochrome b yields the protein MKSNNNRSLVVERYTITDRIAHTVHAIAMIVLIITGLKIYTGWDFMSFSSARALHMIMVPFLLAVNWILIPYNIFSEGHGLFGKISHFTDHYIFGPKDAMRLGGIIKNFFRKGRYPAYSIYDEEKGHYETKLHPVMKILIVLEGTALFLIAVSGVVLYKLDWSVFGLPIGSWILSVGNLIAPLFDLTAIQFYRILHLAMTYWFIFELVVHVGILEFDPHVWKYYKAIFWSGKEDFSDTHYSEFVEKYSKFDAKEHSKH
- the hypB gene encoding hydrogenase nickel incorporation protein HypB, yielding MHVIHMGHDVYKANDKVAEKNRKKLDKHKVFSVNVMGAIGSGKTTLIEEAISHLKEKYRIAVIAGDVIAEMDSSRFRKLDVPTIPVNTGKECHLDAKLVEKALDEIDLDNTDLLLIENVGNLICPVDFKLGEHLRVVVVSVTEGDDIILKHPMIFKTAELAIINKVDIAHAVDVDAEKMREDILSLNPSVPVLLTSKHDWESLETWIDFIEHGVKETLKK
- the hypA gene encoding hydrogenase maturation nickel metallochaperone HypA encodes the protein MHEFSIAYEIFDQVINTANAHGATEVKKLILQMGRLSHTNPEQLSFCFNVLAEGSIAENADFVVEMVSPTLECECGYEGEIDEKQIRESSALRSELLAYVAAMECPICGKQANIKGGRELIIKSIEIETEEDRTAE
- a CDS encoding hydrogenase small subunit, whose protein sequence is MSTGMKNLVRTLDSVDFLKMDRRTFMKAVGLMGASAFLGTYKADIVKALELAETKLVWLHGSECTGCSESLLNAGNPDILQALQKLNVNLVFHETICAQQGIWNDGKLVNTPELNSELLLEETYKEGNYFLVVEGSIPNGPNGSGRYLVIGNKTFKETLGEAAKNAIAVIAVGACACWGGITSADSDVAKDTDYRGVAFAKTDKNKGMLQELGIDKPVINIPGCPAHPDWILLTLGAVILGKIKLDDIPKVVDEFGRPKVFYPPDHTVHENCPRRGYYDRGEFDVEVGGEKCLWKLGCKAPYSHADCGIRRWNGSVSMCTQAGGPCIACVEPGWPDIARPLYVEREDVGIAGTNIDTIAKGAVVGAAVVAGVHAVRRMKGE
- a CDS encoding nickel-dependent hydrogenase large subunit; protein product: MVNVTVDPLTRIEGHQRISAEVDANGVITDAQSSSLIFRGFERILQKHDPRDAAFLTQRICGVCPISHGMAATNALDDLYGVAEHVPKDALVMRNILQGLNMVASHATHIYVLFGPDLANPAYRDVLTTLGDTGNAVWKEMVGRFAPISYKMDGVAVPAGSSYLAAIPEKKRLQEAIALIAGRMPGAASLYPGGYTYPATVADITKLSTYYLEVMDFVSKHTLKVDFNTWIENTYKASSPQKAVSFVTEHLQSLVDKSTTSNDFSKEAGWGDVEFFAAFGSELVGEKLLGLPASLKLDTIGGYKDPSKICFVSYGGYYKPKDGYDPRSPAGDRIFTSGVVTGNLEYLKFDPDKITESTAHSFYSNSSNDLPPTKGETVPFTDPDKIVFTGGSDSQYSWDKAPRYDGIPGEVGPLARMLNIKEPLVTGLALTFAENGYSAANVFTRVLARMQETAILAYELLNWVTVDYEPGGKISVPIDLNAAKNNQGMGLWEAPRGALGHWVSAGSDGKVTNYQCIVPGTWLMSPRDSKGIPGPLEQALIGSKINPVGNLDYTNPIGIYHMGRSYDPCISCAVHTIDLTGKHAPNTLRIL
- the hypD gene encoding hydrogenase formation protein HypD — its product is MENGNSSSKPDIPEFEKKLLERIRSSKIPLRIMHVCGTHERTIAKYGLRSVLPDNIEVISGPGCPVCVTPEEDINIAIALAKSGATVITFGDMMRVPGSAESLLDAKSEGADVRMVYSIDDAVALAEKKPELEVVFFGIGFETTVPANAAALLRETPENFSLLTSQKKTPPAIELLARDANVDAFIAPGHVATIIGTKPFEPLAEKGFPVVVSGFEVGDILLGISLLQAQIEEGISRVDNGYPRAVKPEGNQIALKMMEKVFETSDSEWRGIGKIANSGLVLRKEFEEKDAAKKHEDLYASALEEVRKKVGKKDKKRCICAAILTGKAKPSQCPNFGKNCSPKNPAGPCMVSQEGMCYNWFRYSREGGGKLA
- the hypE gene encoding hydrogenase expression/formation protein HypE, which gives rise to MKSNTISLEHGAGGEVMQALIGEIILKNFHNKSAGSIGLESLDDGSTIRLEGLNSEYELVLTTDSHVITPAFFPNTNIGRLAVAGTINDLTVMGAKPLALTCAVVVPEGFPLTEFEEIIKTMDETAAEAGVPIITGDTKTVEKTALDSIILNTAGLGITDSPVRDSGLQVGDKILVTGTIGDHGISLMAHREGFDFDTDLVSDSAPLWRLIEPLLKLRTPDGKPVITAMKDPTRGGLANALNEMAKKSGTGILIEEDWIPFKPAVSAACEMLGLDPLEVANEGKAVIGVRSGFEEEVLSILRQHPYGRDAAVIGEVTPDNKGEVILRNRFGGMRYVDIPAGDPIPRVC
- a CDS encoding hydrogenase maturation protease; protein product: MPILHAPVRILGCGSPLMGNDGVGLKVIEALHRTELKDLKDLDIVDAGVCGLDLLNLLEGARKVIIVDAILADNPPGTVHRIEGKDLLEGGTELHPLVSIHDLTITDVLKIGEQVQSLPEVVVIGIEIGSPASEFTQEISPDVLNGVDKSILLIKEEVYSSL
- a CDS encoding HypC/HybG/HupF family hydrogenase formation chaperone, producing the protein MCIAIPGKIVSVVDESTATVDMGGVRRNVNMDLLGGASESVIGKHVLVHVGYAIAEISEEESEETMRLLKQIAGLEEIDTLESESP